The following are encoded in a window of Vespula pensylvanica isolate Volc-1 chromosome 2, ASM1446617v1, whole genome shotgun sequence genomic DNA:
- the LOC122638228 gene encoding ATP-binding cassette sub-family G member 5 has translation MSSEAWELERRYSVPGALDTRGLEPPASEDLHAWSIYRQNLNSDFTDSALGSAEKSPLPYGNFQLRDSTVQSILRHPRYGPKSPLANNSYTYLKFGLPRVLPPTSRNRDGSSGYDSSEEGRRMSQVGAASAPGTSAMRSARSDPDFRHVHALPREQTHSQLTVTRDNSRFRSVSEANLLQNAITTNRRHSIAPIDPGYAGPSHNIIRPEDYAMSLRAIPCIQHPHLQLRGVETIGSDGLPLLRGINLEVGATEVLAIMATTEKEGTQIVETIAGKKVIKKGDILLNGRSVSARILRSRVAYLPTECGLTPGLTTQQTLNFYMLLKGGINITTLEAETILLELGLEATKHCLVNTLTTSEARRLALACRLLQDSHILTLDRPTHGLDIFDAFFLVEYLRQWAGREQRIVILTLHPPTYEILTMVSRVTLTSGGRIMYSGLRRDMLPYFALAEFPCPSFKNPSDYYLDLVTLDDLSAEAMLESSQRIDHLAELARTRLPALSDPGPPCPLPPAISNANVFVHIYALLLRILIYSQPLTMTKMLQKIVISASLSILLGAIFWNVARDSNLYLRDRIGFHYASLGIFCWPLSILAIREVANCRPNVERDIRDGLYGRFIYIFIELCCGLPIWCLVYLVYLAPAFAMCGLHLVPDENLTSLWNYLAIGLLYLMLQHLICILFAHICRWTYLAALCSAIIIGELSLAAGVTLHLENLPLWYRQISPMRWALSLLLPPLHGPESMSKLTNCKPKQVLRQDIIFQNTCEPSDGSLALLEIAFDKFDLQIELWMGVGVAILIVLIMLVFLSIKYNTLKRPRSAPNKP, from the exons ATGAGTTCAGAAGCTTGGGAATTGGAAAGACGGTACTCGGTACCAGGAGCTTTGGATACCAGAGGACTCGAACCACCAGCTAGCGAAGATTTACACGCGTGGTCTATATACAG GCAAAACCTTAATTCTGATTTCACGGACTCAGCGTTGGGTTCGGCCGAAAAATCACCGTTGCCGTACGGTAACTTTCAACTTCGAGATTCAACGGTACAAAGTATACTAAGACATCCGAGATACGGTCCAAAGAGTCCACTTGCCAATAACTCATATACGTACTTGAAATTTGGTCTACCGCGTGTATTACCACCAACTTCGCGCAATCGTGATGGTTCCAGCGGTTATGACTCTAGCGAAGAAGGTCGGCGTATGTCGCAAGTTGGTGCAGCATCTGCACCAGGAACCTCGGCTATGCGTTCTGCTAGAAGTGATCCAGATTTTAGACACGTACACGCTTTACCTAGGGAACAAACGCACTCTCAACTTACGGTAACTAGGGATAATTCACGCTTCAGAAGCGTCAGCGAAGCTAATTTGCTTCAAAATGCTATTACGACTAATCGACGACATAGTATTGCACCAATTGATCCCGGTTATGCAGGACCTA GTCACAATATCATAAGACCTGAGGATTATGCAATGTCATTGAGAGCTATACCTTGCATTCAACATCCACATTTACAACTTCGCGGTGTAGAGACTATAGGCTCGGATGGTCTACCATTACTTCGCGGTATTAATTTGGAAGTTGGAGCAACTGAGGTATTAGCTATAATGGCCACTACCGAAAAAGAAGGGACACAGATCGTAGAGACAATCGCTGGTAAAAAAGTTATCAAGAAAGGTGATATTCTTTTGAATGGCCGATCCGTATCCGCTCGTATTTTGAG atctCGCGTTGCTTACTTACCAACAGAGTGTGGACTAACTCCTGGTCTGACGACGCAACAAACTTTAAATTTCTACATGTTGTTAAAAGGAGGAATTAATATTACGACATTAGAAGCCGAAACAATACTGTTGGAGCTTGGATTGGAAGCAACTAAACACTGTCTTGTGAATACATTAACGACGTCTGAGGCACGGAGATTAGCTTTAGCTTGTCGTCTTTTGCAAGATTCGCATATTCTTACATTAGACAGACCTACGCATGGTTTGGATATTTTCGATGCTTTTTTCTTGGTAGAATATTTAAGACAATGGGCTGGAAGAGAGCAGAGAATTGTTATTTTAACATTACACCCACCaacttatgaaatattaacaatgGTATCCAGAGTTACCCTCACTTCGGGAGGTAGAATTATGTATTCTGGACTTAGAAGAGATATGTTGCCATATTTTGCACTTGCCGAATTTCCCTGTCCTTCCTTCAAAAATCCGTCCGATTATTATC TTGATTTGGTAACTTTGGACGATCTATCGGCAGAGGCAATGTTAGAATCCTCACAAAGAATAGACCATTTAGCAGAATTAGCTAGAACTAGATTACCAGCTTTAAGTGATCCTGGACCACCTTGTCCACTGCCACCAGCTATTTCTAATGCTAATGtatttgtacatatttatgcTTTGTTATTGAGGATTCTTATCTACAGTCAACCTCTTACAATGACAAAAATGCTTCAGAAGATTGTTATTTCAGCATCTCTCAGTATTTTATTGGGTGCAATATTTTGGAACGTTGCTAGAGATTCTAATCTATATTTGAGAGATAGAATAGGTTTTCATTATGCCAGTTTGGGTATTTTTTGCTGGCCTCTTAGTATTTTAGCTATACGTGAAGTCGCTAATTGTAGACCAAATGTAGAAAGAGATATCAGAGATGGGCTCTATggaagatttatttatatctttatagaG CTGTGTTGTGGTTTACCAATTTGGTGTCTGGTATATTTAGTATACTTAGCACCAGCATTTGCAATGTGTGGATTACATTTAGTACCTGATGAAAACTTAACATCTTTATGGAACTACCTTGCTATTGGTTTATTATACCTGATGTTACAGCACTTAATATGCATACTTTTTGCTCATATATGCAGATGGACATATCTTGCAGCTTTATGTTCTGCTATTATAATTGGTGAATTAAGTTTGGCTGCTGGAGTGACATTACACTTAGAGAATTTACCGTTGTGGTATAGACAAATTAGTCCCATGCGATGGGCATTATCTTTATtacttcctcctcttcatGGGCCAGAAAGTATGAGCAAATTAACCAACTGTAAACCCAAGCAAGTTCTGCGccaagatattatttttcaaaatacgtGTGAACCATCGGATGGTAGTTTGGCGTTGCTTGAAATAGcattcgataaatttgatCTACAAATAGAATTATGGATGGGTGTAGGAGTAGCTATACTTATTGTACTTATTATGTTGGTATTTTTAAGTATTAAGTATAATACTTTAAAACGACCTCGAAGTGCACCGAATAAACCTTGA
- the LOC122626842 gene encoding dual specificity protein phosphatase Mpk3 isoform X2, with the protein MADNLIGPDWLFRELRSQDGTNRLLILDCRAHSDFLEAHVRGSVSLAIPSIMLRRLAADPIGHQGETIQVLNRRLRSNGGSVAILVGGFIAFRDKYPEWCECSQANMEGSSGQDSNDGELMGLRSLRISSPPIRAYSDSDSDSTCDSVGPEEDKDFPVEILPHLYLGNAANSEDKEALARHRIQYILNVTPDLPNVFESAGSIKYMQIPISDHWSQNLASFFPQAIQFIEEARSSDKGVLVHCLAGVSRSVTITVAYLMHKCSLSLNDAFNLVRSRKSNVAPNFHFMEQLLSFERELRDRGDRNKGNDQRCIGACLPGSTCNCPAPSFLNPVDLGLSPDSGIEFDRWATSTPAE; encoded by the exons ATGGCGGATAATCTCATAGGGCCAGATTGGCTCTTTAGAGAACTCAGATCCCAAGATGGTACAAACAGGCTCCTTATTTTAGATTGTAGAGCTCATTCAGATTTTCTGGAAGCTCATGTCAGAGGATCTGTATCTTTGGCTATACCAAGTATAATGTTAAGACGATTGGCTGCAG ATCCTATAGGACACCAGGGTGAGACAATTCAAGTTTTAAATCGAAGACTTAGAAGCAATGGTGGGAGTGTTGCTATACTTGTTG gTGGTTTCATAGCATTTAGAGATAAATATCCAGAATGGTGTGAATGTAGTCAGGCTAATATGGAAGGGTCATCTGGTCAAGACTCTAATGATGGAGAGTTGATGGGTCTTAGATCGCTTAGGATATCAAGTCCACCAATAAGAGCATATTCTGATTCAGATAGTGACAGTACGTGCGATTCTGTTG GACctgaagaagataaagattttCCTGTAGAAATTTTACCTCATTTGTACCTTGGAAATGCAGCCAATAGCGAAGACAAAGAAGCATTGGCACGACATCGAATACAATACATACTCAATGTAACGCCAGATTTACCAAATGTATTTGAAAGTGCTGgctctataaaatatatgcagATACCAATAAGTGATCATTGGAGTCAGAACTTAGCCAGTTTTTTTCCACAAGCAATTCAATTTATAG agGAAGCACGGAGCTCAGACAAAGGAGTGCTGGTTCACTGTTTAGCTGGAGTGTCTCGGTCTGTTACGATTACTGTAGCTTATTTGATGCACAAATGCAGTCTAAGCCTAAATGATGCTTTCAATCTAGTACGTAGTAGAAAATCCAATGTTGCTccgaattttcattttatggaACAACTGCTTAGTTTTGAAAGAGAATTAAGAGATAGAGGAGATAGAAACAAAGGAAATGATCAAAGATGTATTGGTGCCTGTTTACCTGGTAGCACTTGTAATTGTCCTGCACCGAGCTTTTTAAATCCCGTTGATTTGGGTCTTAGTCCAGATTCAGGGATAGAATTTGATAGGTGGGCAACTAGTACACCAGCTGAATGA
- the LOC122626842 gene encoding dual specificity protein phosphatase Mpk3 isoform X1: MADNLIGPDWLFRELRSQDGTNRLLILDCRAHSDFLEAHVRGSVSLAIPSIMLRRLAAGKVDLISTIRCLDLRNRVEVFLHGDKSSRGTFVLIGDSTDPIGHQGETIQVLNRRLRSNGGSVAILVGGFIAFRDKYPEWCECSQANMEGSSGQDSNDGELMGLRSLRISSPPIRAYSDSDSDSTCDSVGPEEDKDFPVEILPHLYLGNAANSEDKEALARHRIQYILNVTPDLPNVFESAGSIKYMQIPISDHWSQNLASFFPQAIQFIEEARSSDKGVLVHCLAGVSRSVTITVAYLMHKCSLSLNDAFNLVRSRKSNVAPNFHFMEQLLSFERELRDRGDRNKGNDQRCIGACLPGSTCNCPAPSFLNPVDLGLSPDSGIEFDRWATSTPAE, translated from the exons ATGGCGGATAATCTCATAGGGCCAGATTGGCTCTTTAGAGAACTCAGATCCCAAGATGGTACAAACAGGCTCCTTATTTTAGATTGTAGAGCTCATTCAGATTTTCTGGAAGCTCATGTCAGAGGATCTGTATCTTTGGCTATACCAAGTATAATGTTAAGACGATTGGCTGCAGGTAAAGTAGATTTGATATCAACGATAAGGTGTTTAGACCTAAGAAACAGAGTAGAAGTTTTTCTGCATGGAGATAAGAGTAGTAGAGGAACATTTGTGTTGATTGGAGATTCTACAGATCCTATAGGACACCAGGGTGAGACAATTCAAGTTTTAAATCGAAGACTTAGAAGCAATGGTGGGAGTGTTGCTATACTTGTTG gTGGTTTCATAGCATTTAGAGATAAATATCCAGAATGGTGTGAATGTAGTCAGGCTAATATGGAAGGGTCATCTGGTCAAGACTCTAATGATGGAGAGTTGATGGGTCTTAGATCGCTTAGGATATCAAGTCCACCAATAAGAGCATATTCTGATTCAGATAGTGACAGTACGTGCGATTCTGTTG GACctgaagaagataaagattttCCTGTAGAAATTTTACCTCATTTGTACCTTGGAAATGCAGCCAATAGCGAAGACAAAGAAGCATTGGCACGACATCGAATACAATACATACTCAATGTAACGCCAGATTTACCAAATGTATTTGAAAGTGCTGgctctataaaatatatgcagATACCAATAAGTGATCATTGGAGTCAGAACTTAGCCAGTTTTTTTCCACAAGCAATTCAATTTATAG agGAAGCACGGAGCTCAGACAAAGGAGTGCTGGTTCACTGTTTAGCTGGAGTGTCTCGGTCTGTTACGATTACTGTAGCTTATTTGATGCACAAATGCAGTCTAAGCCTAAATGATGCTTTCAATCTAGTACGTAGTAGAAAATCCAATGTTGCTccgaattttcattttatggaACAACTGCTTAGTTTTGAAAGAGAATTAAGAGATAGAGGAGATAGAAACAAAGGAAATGATCAAAGATGTATTGGTGCCTGTTTACCTGGTAGCACTTGTAATTGTCCTGCACCGAGCTTTTTAAATCCCGTTGATTTGGGTCTTAGTCCAGATTCAGGGATAGAATTTGATAGGTGGGCAACTAGTACACCAGCTGAATGA
- the LOC122638229 gene encoding phospholipase A-2-activating protein produces MAKPSYKLSSVLFGHTSDVRAIATFANGSIVSTSRDKTARVWKPSGNGKDYIETAVLKGHTNFVSSVCIINPSEQNPKGLIITGSNDNTICVYEQDQIEPFHIIKAHQNTVSNLKTGKLENTFLSSSWDMTAKLWNTNDLTKPLVTLTGHTAAVWCVTDLIDGNIVTGSADKLIIVWQKNGSIRFKLSGHSDCVRGIVPIKENEFLSCSNDATVRHWNSTSGTCLGNYCGHENYIYSITALMNGTYVFTSGEDRTIRIWLNGEIDQIITLPTQSVWCIDLLPNGDIVAGSSDSIIRIFSPIPERYASLDKLQQFEEEVAKTIINNQQELGGLKIKDLPDAKALQQPGQKEGQTKMISDGNNVVAYSWSQNEQRWILIGNVVGASGGSTATSGKQLYNGIEYDYVFSVDIQDGVPPLKLPYNNGQDPWVVAQKFLHDNDLSQLFLDQVANFIIKNSQQAPILNDSIQYTDPFTGGSRYIPGPNMTGSPSEFSSRSNQSYSTLSSVSPSYIPHMKYLKLEQANLLAIIDKLSELNAKQECTFKMSEAKLEIIKHLIENKIHGEHIADAIDILKQILNWPENLVFPALDIARLAVLHKDINEQISTPDMLKMIDKHIKPGALASNQMLTFRLLANLFYHEKGENFCLSYKDDILKAVCNLNSLGNKHNQIAISTYMLNLIVALNKCNDTSGKTRILNAMFMILPRFNEPEAVFRALVGLGTLLAATLNPDERNELIEAVRQSENILGVLKTMSENAHDVNIQNKVANCSKQIIDLIT; encoded by the exons ATGGCTAAACCATCATATAAATTAAGTAGTGTACTTTTTGGACATACATCGGATGTGAGAGCAATAGCAACTTTCGCAAATGGGTCCATCGTTTCGACATCCCGAGACAAAACAGCGCGCGTATGGAAACCAAGCGG gaATGGGAAAGACTACATTGAGACAGCAGTATTGAAGGGACATACTAATTTCGTCAGTTCTGTCTGCATTATAAATCCATCCGAGCAAAATCCTAAAGGTTTAATTATAACTGGAAGCAATGACAAcactatatgtgtgtatgaacAAGATCAGATAGAACCATTCCATATTATAAAAGCTCATCAGAATACAGTATCTAATTTAAAAACTGGAAAACTAGAAAATACCTTTCTTTCGAGTTCTTGGGATATGACGGCCAAATTATGGAATACTAATGATTTAACGAAACCTTTAGTAACTTTAACAGGCCATACCGCAGCAGTATGGTGTGTCACAGACTTAATAGATGGTAATATAGTAACTGGATCTGCAGATAAATTGATTATAGTATGGCAAAAGAATGGTTCTATAAGATTTAAACTATCTGGTCATAGTGATTGTGTACGTGGCATTGTacctataaaagaaaatgaatttttatcatgTTCTAATGATGCTACAGTACGTCATTGGAATAGTACTTCTGGAACCTGTTTAGGAAATTATTGTGGACATGAAAACTATATCTATAGTATAACAGCTTTAATGAATGGCACTTATGTTTTTACTTCTGGTGAAGATCGTACTATCAGAATATGGCTAAATGGTGAAATAGATCAAATTATTACTTTACCTACACAATCAGTATGGTGTATAGATCTATTACCAAATGGTGATATAGTCGCTGGTAGTTCAGATAGCATTATCAGAATATTTTCACCAATTCCAGAAAGATATGCTTCACTTGACAAATTACAACAATTTGAAGAAGAAGTTgcgaaaacaataattaataatcagcAAGAATTAGGAGGCTTAAAAATTAAGga TTTACCTGATGCAAAAGCATTACAACAACCTGGTCAGAAAGAAGGtcaaacaaaaatgatatctGATGGGAATAATGTTGTAGCATATAGTTGGTCACAAAATGAACAAAGATGGATATTAATTGGAAATGTAGTGGGAGCATCTGGTGGTAGTACTGCTACATCTGGCAAACAACTTTACAATGGCATAGAATATGATTATGTTTTCTCAGTAGACATACAAGATGGTGTTCCACCTTTAAAATTGCCATATAACAATGGTCAGGACCCTTGGGTTGTTGCACAAAAATTCCTTCATGATAATGATCTTAGTCAGTTGTTCTTAGATCAG gtTGCAAACTTCATAATTAAGAATTCTCAACAAGCTCCTATCTTAAACGATAGTATTCAATATACAGATCCATTTACGGGAGGAAGCAGGTATATTCCTGGACCTAACATGACTGGTAGTCCATCCGAATTTTCCTCTAGAAGTAATCAGAGTTATTCAACTCTTTCTTCTGTATCTCCTTCATATATACctcatatgaaatatttaaaattagagCAAGCAAATTTACTTGCTATAATAG ataaattaaGTGAATTAAATGCAAAACAAGAATGTACTTTTAAAATGTCTGAAGCaaaattggaaataataaaacatttgatagaaaataaaatacatggAGAACATATAGCTGATGCTATTGATATactaaaacaaattttaaattgGCCTGAAAACCTAGTATTTCCAGCTCTTGATATAGCACGTCTTGCAGTACTccataaagatataaatgagCAAATAAGTACACCAGATATGTTAAAAATGATAGACAAACATATTAAACCTGGTGCATTAGCCTCGAATCAAATGCTTACATTTAGATTGCTAGCAAATTTATTCTATCATGAAAAGGGGGAAAATTTTTGTCTCTCCTACAAAgatgatatattaaaagcaGTATGCAATTTAAATTCTCTCGGAAATAAACACAATCAG ATTGCAATATCAACTTATATGTTGAATTTGATAGTAGCGCTTAATAAATGTAATGATACATCCGGTAAGACAAGAATTTTAAATGCAATGTTTATGATACTTCCTCGTTTTAACGAACCTGAAGCTGTATTTAGAGCCCTTGTTGGACTAGGAACTCTTTTGGCTGCAACATTGAATCCAGATGAGCGTAATGAATTAATTGAAGCTGTACGTCAATCAGAGAACATACTTGGCGTACTTAAAACTATGTCTGAAAATGCACATGATGTTAATATTCAAAACAAAGTAGCAAACTGTTCAAAACAAATTATAGATTTAATTACTTAA
- the LOC122626845 gene encoding solute carrier family 35 member E1 homolog gives MDDKRNSREVITILFLCLLWYAVSSSSNVVGKMVLSDFPYPLTVTMVQLTSITVYSGPFFNLWGVRKSPSNISWGYYLRLIVPLALGKFLANVFSHVSIWKVPVSYAHTVKATMPLFTVILSRIILREKQTWRVYLSLVPIVGGVAIATLTELSFNMIGLISALASTMAFSLQNIYSKKVLHDTGVHHLRLLLILGRLALFLFLPIWIFYDLKNLVHDPTTKTSVNISYNILGLLFLDGILNWLQNIIAFSVLSIVTPLTYAVASASKRIFVIGVTLFVLGNPVTWVNVFGMAMAILGVLYYNKAKYDQRQEKQRDNSILPKYYNMNRNGNSNSFVANGWANKRNQLFAV, from the exons ATGGACGACAAACGAAATAGTCGCGAAGTGATAACTATTCTTTTCTTGTGTCTGCTATGGTATGCAGTATCCAGCAGCAGCAATGTCGTTGGCAAGATGGTACTTTCGGATTTTCCATATCCTCTTACGGTAACAATGGTGCAGTTAACCTCAATCACAGTATACTCCGGcccatttttcaatttatggGGTGTACGCAAGTCTCCTTCCAATATTTCTTGGGGTTATTACTTGCGTCTCATCGTGCCCTTAGCACTTGGCAAATTTCTTGCTAACGTGTTTAGCCACGTCAGCATTTGGAAAGTTCCCGTGTCGTATGCTCACACTG TGAAGGCTACAATGCCACTCTTCACAGTGATTTTGTcaagaataattttacgaGAAAAGCAAACCTGGAGAGTTTATCTTAGTCTTGTACCTATTGTGGGAGGTGTAGCCATTGCAACTTTAACAGAACTTAGTTTCAACATGATTGGTCTAATAAGTGCTTTAGCATCAACTATGGCATTTTCCTTacagaatatatattcaaaaaag GTGCTGCATGACACAGGAGTTCATCATTTAAGACTTCTACTTATATTAGGACGTTTAGCTTTGTTTTTGTTCCTACCAATTTGGATATTCTATGACTTGAAAAATTTAGTACATGATCCTACTACAAAAACATCAGTAAATAtctcgtataatatattaggattattatttttggatGGTATACTAAATTGGTTGCAAAATATTATAGCTTTTTCTGTGCTTTCAATAGTAACACCATTGACGTATGCAGTAGCAAGTGCTAGTAAACGTATATTTGTAATTGGGGTAACTTTATTTGTATTAGGTAATCCTGTAACATGGGTAAATGTATTTGGTATGGCTATGGCCATTTTAGGAGtgttgtattataataaagcCAAATATGATCAGCGtcaagaaaagcaaagagatAATAGTATACTtccaaaatattataatatgaatcGCAATGGTAATAGCAATTCTTTCGTAGCTAATGGATGGGCCAATAAGAGAAATCAACTATTTGCAGTCTAG